A portion of the Flavobacterium limnophilum genome contains these proteins:
- a CDS encoding rhamnogalacturonan acetylesterase, translating to MKSIKILSILSLALLFFNFTTQKQDKPTIYTVGDSTVKNGAGKGDGGLWGWGDYIGQFLDTTKVRLENHALGGTSSRTFQQKGLWEAVYKKLKKGDYVMIQFGHNDDAPLNDTLRARGTIKGIGEETQEIDNMLTKKHEVVHTYGWYIQKIVREAKSKGAIPIVCSSIPRNDWKEGKVPRNNKSYGLWAKQIAKKEKVTFIELNDNMAIEMEKLGEAKVTGTYFYKRDHTHTSAKGAVLSASVIINQLKKSDNSLKKYILPNPKIVLPAKKKVYLIGDSTMANNGNNPNAVGWGVEFPKYCDTTRIEVINKARGGRSTRTFVKEGLWEAVKNQLQPGDYIMIQFGHNDAGAIDKEKFRGSLKGNGNETQVVVRDSLTETVQTFGWYMEKFVKEAKEKGAIPIVLSQTPRNEWPNDKVERRSDSYGGWSKIAAENTGAFFIDLNELVALKYEALGKETVKPFFPKDHTHTGSEGANLNALTVAESLKKIKECGLKDYIEIPAKQ from the coding sequence ATGAAGTCAATTAAAATACTTTCAATCCTTAGTTTAGCATTATTATTTTTCAATTTTACGACCCAAAAACAAGACAAACCTACTATTTATACCGTAGGCGATTCCACCGTAAAAAATGGGGCTGGTAAAGGCGACGGCGGACTTTGGGGCTGGGGCGATTACATAGGCCAGTTTTTGGATACTACAAAAGTAAGGCTAGAAAACCACGCTTTAGGAGGCACCAGTAGTAGAACTTTTCAACAAAAAGGCTTGTGGGAAGCGGTGTATAAAAAACTCAAAAAAGGCGATTACGTAATGATTCAATTTGGTCACAACGATGATGCCCCACTGAATGACACCCTTCGAGCCAGAGGAACCATCAAAGGAATCGGAGAAGAAACCCAAGAGATAGACAATATGCTGACCAAAAAACACGAAGTAGTTCATACTTACGGTTGGTACATCCAAAAAATAGTGCGTGAAGCCAAATCCAAAGGAGCCATACCTATTGTTTGTTCTTCAATTCCGAGAAACGACTGGAAGGAAGGCAAAGTGCCTCGCAACAATAAATCGTATGGTTTGTGGGCCAAACAAATCGCTAAAAAAGAGAAAGTGACTTTTATCGAATTGAACGATAATATGGCCATCGAAATGGAAAAATTGGGCGAAGCTAAAGTAACCGGAACCTATTTCTACAAACGCGACCACACACACACATCGGCAAAAGGTGCGGTACTTTCGGCTTCGGTGATTATCAATCAACTGAAAAAAAGTGATAATTCTTTAAAAAAATATATTCTACCCAATCCAAAAATTGTACTTCCAGCCAAGAAAAAAGTCTATTTGATTGGTGATTCGACAATGGCCAATAACGGCAACAATCCCAATGCAGTAGGTTGGGGAGTAGAATTTCCTAAATATTGCGATACTACTAGAATTGAAGTCATCAACAAAGCCCGTGGCGGAAGAAGCACTCGTACTTTTGTTAAAGAAGGATTATGGGAAGCAGTAAAAAATCAATTGCAGCCGGGCGATTACATCATGATTCAATTTGGACATAACGATGCCGGAGCGATTGACAAAGAAAAATTCAGGGGTTCGCTTAAAGGAAACGGCAACGAAACCCAAGTGGTGGTTCGCGACAGTTTAACCGAAACCGTGCAAACTTTTGGCTGGTATATGGAAAAATTCGTCAAGGAAGCCAAAGAAAAAGGAGCTATTCCAATCGTTTTGAGCCAAACTCCAAGAAATGAATGGCCGAACGACAAAGTGGAACGCAGAAGCGATTCTTACGGAGGATGGTCGAAAATTGCAGCCGAAAATACTGGTGCTTTTTTCATCGATTTAAACGAACTCGTGGCCTTGAAATACGAAGCCTTGGGCAAAGAAACCGTGAAACCATTTTTTCCAAAAGACCACACGCACACTGGTTCTGAAGGAGCCAATCTGAACGCGCTTACTGTAGCGGAGAGTCTCAAAAAAATAAAGGAATGTGGCTTGAAAGATTATATCGAAATTCCTGCTAAACAATAA
- a CDS encoding glycoside hydrolase family 2 protein, whose protein sequence is MLLKKNFLILAIVALTTFSALNGFAQQTDKIYLSGKDFEHPVKWDFYCTDGNNSKTWSKINVPSQWELEGFGEYTYGRWYKELNQKEPSKEEGLYKYEFEIPADYKGKDVVIAFGGAMTDTEVKVNGKLAGEIHQGGFYEFKYDITSLLNFGSKNILEVHVWKHSSNNSVNAAERKTDWWLFGGIYRPVWLEVSPKTQIQHIAVNPKMDGSITVDMNLKNITKNTTVEATLRGLDGEKFETFSFPIKAKSTKEIIAAQWKNVKPWNTETPNLYDLELVLKQNGTAIHKVEKRIGFRTLEFKKKDGIYVNGTKIIMKGINRHSFWPEGGRSTSKRISILDGNLLKDMNMNAVRGHYPPDEHFLEVCDSLGIFVLNELAGWQNSYDTKLGTKLVTETVVRDVNHPSVIIWDNGNEGGWNYNVDKVFEDNDPQKRIVIHPWADFNGWDTHHYPTYLTGMHRFNQGENVFFPTEFMHGTYDNGHGAALEDFWTRYKQSPLFAGGFMWAMLDEAVFRSDWKGETKFDSKGSLAADGILGPHREKEGSYYTVKEVWAPIQFAPKQIGDSFDGSFLITNDYLFSNLTSCKMEYKVLKSDANILNTDTIAATINSGKIEIPSIEPGETRKIKFAVPANFFEGDILSITANDIHGKEIYTWTWPIHKAKFYANKFLVAKTTKAKATVVQNGNEITLKGSDVSVTLDKSTGEILAVKNTTSVIPLTNGPRPVGMKAKVKDVQVAQEGDKAVCTVTYTGGLTSIKWIMEADGRFKMELIALKNAENAGGFDGAYFEDKISAFGITFSFPEKGVTGMKWFGRGPYHVWKNRIKGTTYGFWEKDYNTTITGESFENLVYPEFKGYHANVIGANLKAGASSFKVYSESENLFLRVFTPDLPKNGFPGSYPQPAFPEGDISFMYEIPAMRDFKPLEHQGPESQATNIRIKKGDDGISMNLWFDFRVTTDK, encoded by the coding sequence ATGTTACTTAAAAAAAACTTTCTAATCCTTGCTATTGTTGCGCTTACTACATTTTCTGCGCTAAACGGTTTTGCACAACAAACCGATAAAATATATCTTTCCGGAAAAGATTTTGAACATCCCGTAAAATGGGATTTCTATTGCACCGACGGCAACAACAGCAAAACTTGGTCGAAAATTAATGTTCCTTCGCAATGGGAATTGGAAGGTTTTGGCGAATACACGTATGGTCGATGGTACAAAGAATTGAACCAAAAAGAACCCAGCAAAGAAGAAGGTTTGTACAAATACGAATTTGAAATTCCTGCCGATTATAAAGGTAAAGATGTCGTAATCGCTTTTGGCGGTGCAATGACAGATACCGAAGTGAAAGTCAACGGAAAATTGGCCGGAGAAATTCATCAAGGTGGTTTTTATGAATTCAAGTATGATATTACTTCGCTTTTAAACTTTGGAAGCAAAAATATTTTGGAAGTCCACGTTTGGAAACATTCCAGTAACAATTCTGTAAATGCTGCCGAACGCAAAACCGATTGGTGGTTGTTTGGCGGGATTTATCGTCCGGTTTGGTTGGAGGTTTCCCCAAAAACACAAATTCAGCATATTGCGGTAAATCCAAAAATGGATGGTTCGATCACTGTTGATATGAATCTTAAAAATATTACTAAAAACACCACTGTCGAAGCGACTTTAAGAGGTTTGGATGGCGAAAAATTCGAAACTTTTTCTTTTCCAATAAAAGCGAAAAGCACCAAAGAAATTATTGCTGCCCAATGGAAAAACGTAAAACCTTGGAATACCGAAACGCCTAATTTATACGATTTGGAATTGGTGTTAAAACAAAACGGAACTGCCATTCATAAAGTAGAAAAAAGAATTGGTTTCCGAACTTTGGAGTTCAAAAAGAAAGACGGAATCTATGTAAACGGCACCAAAATTATAATGAAAGGAATCAATCGTCATTCCTTTTGGCCAGAGGGCGGTCGCAGCACTAGCAAACGCATCAGCATATTGGACGGAAATTTATTGAAGGATATGAATATGAATGCAGTGCGAGGTCACTATCCGCCGGACGAGCATTTCTTGGAAGTTTGCGATTCCTTGGGTATTTTTGTCTTGAACGAATTGGCGGGTTGGCAAAATTCGTATGACACCAAATTAGGAACTAAATTAGTTACCGAAACGGTTGTTCGTGATGTGAACCATCCATCGGTGATTATTTGGGACAACGGAAACGAAGGCGGTTGGAATTACAATGTGGACAAAGTTTTTGAAGACAACGATCCTCAAAAAAGAATTGTTATTCATCCTTGGGCTGATTTCAACGGTTGGGATACGCACCACTACCCTACTTATTTAACAGGAATGCACCGTTTCAATCAAGGAGAAAACGTATTTTTTCCCACCGAATTTATGCACGGAACTTACGATAACGGTCACGGAGCAGCCTTGGAAGATTTTTGGACGCGTTACAAGCAAAGTCCATTGTTTGCAGGTGGATTTATGTGGGCAATGCTCGACGAAGCTGTTTTCCGTTCGGATTGGAAGGGAGAAACCAAATTTGATTCCAAAGGTTCTCTCGCTGCTGATGGAATTCTGGGACCACATCGCGAAAAAGAAGGCAGTTATTACACCGTAAAAGAAGTTTGGGCTCCGATTCAATTTGCACCAAAACAAATTGGCGATAGTTTTGACGGCTCATTTTTGATTACCAATGATTATCTTTTCAGTAATCTGACTTCCTGCAAAATGGAATATAAAGTTCTGAAATCGGATGCCAATATTCTTAACACAGATACGATTGCAGCAACAATTAATTCAGGTAAAATAGAGATTCCAAGCATTGAACCCGGAGAAACTCGCAAGATTAAATTTGCCGTTCCAGCCAATTTTTTCGAAGGCGATATTTTGTCGATAACGGCGAATGACATCCACGGAAAAGAAATTTACACTTGGACTTGGCCTATTCACAAAGCGAAGTTTTATGCCAACAAGTTTTTGGTTGCCAAAACGACCAAGGCAAAAGCTACCGTGGTTCAAAATGGCAACGAAATTACTTTGAAAGGAAGCGATGTCAGCGTAACTTTGGATAAATCAACGGGTGAAATTCTTGCCGTCAAAAACACGACTTCGGTAATTCCGTTAACCAATGGCCCTCGCCCTGTGGGGATGAAAGCCAAAGTGAAAGACGTACAAGTAGCACAAGAAGGCGACAAAGCAGTTTGTACCGTAACTTATACAGGCGGATTGACTTCCATTAAATGGATTATGGAAGCCGACGGAAGATTTAAAATGGAACTAATTGCACTGAAAAATGCCGAGAATGCCGGTGGTTTTGACGGCGCTTATTTCGAAGATAAAATCAGTGCTTTTGGAATCACGTTCAGTTTTCCTGAAAAAGGAGTTACGGGAATGAAATGGTTTGGAAGAGGTCCGTATCACGTTTGGAAAAACAGAATCAAGGGAACAACTTATGGTTTTTGGGAAAAAGACTATAACACAACCATAACAGGAGAAAGTTTTGAAAATTTGGTGTATCCAGAATTCAAAGGCTATCACGCCAATGTTATAGGTGCGAATTTAAAAGCGGGTGCATCATCATTCAAAGTTTATAGCGAATCCGAGAACTTATTTTTAAGAGTCTTCACTCCTGATTTGCCTAAGAACGGTTTCCCAGGAAGTTACCCGCAACCGGCATTCCCAGAAGGAGACATTTCCTTTATGTATGAAATTCCAGCGATGCGTGATTTCAAACCTTTGGAACACCAAGGTCCCGAAAGTCAAGCCACCAATATCCGTATCAAAAAAGGCGACGATGGCATTTCGATGAATCTTTGGTTCGATTTTAGAGTTACAACTGATAAATAA
- a CDS encoding rhamnogalacturonan acetylesterase yields the protein MPSAFFAMHTKSILKNLERSSAKANPQKASENKENYMLFSFGTTLKPTKGTAIKTPLLYTPSTGYGFDFGSVSNVKIAPKGFYTEKPTYFSVAVPEGNYSVEITIGSNEKDSNVTIKAESRRLMLDQFSVKKGSQVSKTFNVNIRNPKIDATSKISLKDRDLTVFNWDDKLTLEFLGVANIQSIKITPVTTIPVIYLAGDSTVTDQDVEPWASWGQFITNYFDENVVVANYAVSGSALSSFKSSNRLKKINSLLKPDDYLFVEFAHNDEKLKGPENTAWESYSKYLAEYVETARNKGAIPVLVTPTQRRAFNPDGTLKPTHGNFPDAMRAVAKKMNVPLIDITQITTVLYEKWGVEASKNALVHYPANTFPGQEKALEDNTHFNSFGANEIALCVIKGIRDLDLPLKKNISKETPAYDPTKPNYFSNWTLPMSVRFEIAKPDGN from the coding sequence CCTAGTGCTTTTTTTGCCATGCATACTAAAAGTATTTTAAAAAATCTGGAACGTTCTTCAGCAAAAGCAAATCCTCAAAAAGCTTCTGAAAACAAGGAAAATTACATGTTGTTTTCTTTTGGCACCACCTTAAAACCTACGAAAGGAACAGCAATCAAAACACCCCTGCTTTATACTCCAAGTACAGGATATGGGTTTGATTTTGGCTCTGTATCGAATGTAAAAATTGCTCCTAAAGGCTTTTATACTGAAAAACCAACCTATTTTTCAGTAGCCGTACCCGAAGGGAATTACAGCGTTGAAATAACTATCGGAAGCAACGAAAAAGACTCCAATGTTACCATAAAAGCAGAATCCAGAAGGCTGATGCTGGATCAATTTTCCGTTAAAAAAGGAAGTCAAGTTTCCAAAACTTTCAATGTCAATATTAGAAACCCAAAAATTGATGCCACTTCCAAAATCAGTCTTAAAGACAGGGATTTAACCGTTTTCAATTGGGACGATAAACTAACCCTCGAATTTTTGGGCGTTGCCAATATCCAAAGCATAAAAATAACTCCTGTAACGACCATTCCGGTGATTTATTTGGCCGGAGATTCGACCGTTACCGACCAAGATGTGGAGCCTTGGGCTTCTTGGGGACAATTTATCACCAACTATTTTGATGAGAATGTTGTCGTTGCCAATTATGCCGTTTCAGGTTCGGCTTTGAGTTCTTTTAAAAGCAGTAATCGTTTGAAAAAAATAAATTCTTTGCTAAAACCAGACGATTATCTGTTTGTTGAATTTGCCCATAACGACGAAAAATTAAAAGGCCCAGAAAACACCGCTTGGGAATCGTACTCGAAATATTTAGCCGAATACGTTGAAACGGCCCGAAATAAAGGAGCTATTCCAGTTTTGGTTACGCCAACGCAACGCCGCGCTTTTAATCCCGACGGAACTTTAAAACCAACACACGGCAATTTCCCAGATGCTATGCGAGCGGTTGCCAAAAAAATGAATGTCCCGCTTATCGATATTACCCAAATCACTACCGTATTGTACGAAAAATGGGGTGTTGAGGCTTCCAAAAATGCTTTGGTACATTATCCAGCCAATACTTTTCCGGGACAGGAAAAAGCATTGGAAGACAATACCCATTTCAATAGTTTTGGTGCCAACGAAATTGCCCTTTGTGTGATAAAAGGCATTCGTGATCTTGACCTTCCTTTGAAAAAGAACATCAGCAAGGAAACTCCGGCTTACGATCCAACAAAACCCAATTATTTTTCAAATTGGACACTTCCGATGAGTGTTCGCTTTGAAATCGCAAAACCCGACGGTAATTAA